Below is a genomic region from Clostridia bacterium.
GCTTTGTGACAAAGAAGAAAATCTTACCGTTATTTACAATTACTTTGTAAATGGTGCAAATACTGTTGATGGTACAATCAAAAGTATCACCGCACTTAACACTTTAACCAACGAACAAATCGAAGTGGTTGGTAAGCAGTTTATCGACTGTTCCGGTGACGGCTGGCTTGGATATTATGCAGGTGCAAAATACAGACTTGGTCGTGAAGCTTTCTGGCAATACAACGAAGAATTTGCACCTGAGGTTGCAGACACCCGCACCATGAGCGGCTGTATCATGCGTGGTCATGAAAGAAGCAAAAAACCTCTTTATATGGAAACGGACAAGGAGGTTAAATATACTGCGCCCGAATGGGTTCCGCAGTTCCCCAAAGGCAAGGATTACGGCAGAAATATTGAACACATCGGTTTCCAATGGTGGTTGGAAGCACCAAACATCTATGATGATCTTTACGATGCAGAAATGGCGCGTGATGAACTGTTCAGAATTCTGCTCGGACACTTTAACTACCTTAAAAATCTTTGGGATGAAAAAGACCGTGCGAAAAATTATGTTTTCAGCATGATGCCCTTCTACGATGCAAAACGCGAATCCAGAAGATTTGTCGGCGATTATGTGTTAACACAGAACGATTGTATGGAAGGTAAAAACTTTGAAGATACTGTAGCTCACACAGGTTGGCCGATTGACTTACATAATCCGAAAGGCATATATTCCGGTAAAGAAGGTCCCTTCTTCTCCAACACACATATTCCGATGGCAAAAGTTCCCTTCCGTTGCCTCTACTCTGTAAACATTAACAATCTTATGTTTGCCGGCAGATGCGCAAGTGTATCGCATATCGCTTTAGGTACTTGCAGAATCCAGAATACAATTGCCTGCGAAGGTCAGGCTGTTGGTACTGCTGCAGCGATGTGTGTTAAAGATAACATTTCACCCAGAACATTGGGTCAGACCAGAATCGAAGAATTACAGCAGATTTTGATTAAAGATGACCAGTATATTCCGGGTCGCATAAGCACGGATGAAGCAGATATTGCACGAAAAGCAACTGTTACTGCTTCTTCTGAAAATCCGAACGAAGTATATTACGCACACATCGGTGATGAATCCGAAGGCTTTGAACTGGATAAACAGCGTGCAACCTTCTTCGCACGCGATGTTGCAGATTACATTGGAAGCGTTTGGACAAAACTTACCAACAAAACAAATGAAGAAAAGAAAGTTCTTTTCCATGTATACTTACAGGCTGACCCCGATGGTTTCTTAGAAGATCAGCCCATTCGTGATTGCGAAATCACCTTACCGCCCAACTCTACTGATTGGTATGAAGTTAAAATCGATGTAACCACAAAACTGCGTTATCTTTGGATGTGGACCGACAAAAACCTCGGTGTGTGGTGGCATACATATACCGGTGCCGCTCTTGATCACACCCACTCCGAACGTGAAACTGCCGATCAGGTGTTTGACAACATGCGCTTCATCACCCATTGCGTAGAATTGAAAAAACCTGAAATTTATATTGCGAACTGCTCAGCAAGCAATATTATAAACGGTTATTCCAGAGCAAACGACCACATTGACTACGAATGGGTTTCCGACCCGGATCAGGGACTTCCCCAGTGGATTGAATTGAAGCTTGATAAACAGCAGCCTATCAATAAAATCCATGTTACATTAGATACCGACATGACAAATCCATCTATGCTCCGTTGCTACGAGGATTATCCGCACACTTTAGTTCGTGCATATACCGTCGAGGTAAATGATGGAGAAAAATGGGTTCAGGTTGGTGATGTAAAGGATAATTACATGAGAAGAATTGATCACAAATTTGATACAATTAATGCTACAGCCGTTCGTATTAACGTAACTGAAACCGGCGACAACGCAACAGCAAGAATTTTTGAAGTTCGTATTTATAATGAATAATTGAGTCTGCAAAATAAGCATCTTTAAAGATGCTTATTTTGACTTTATAACAAAACAGTGGTGGAGGCGTAAAAATGTTAAAATCCAAACGTGTTGTTTCAGCTGTTGTTTTACTCGCAACGATATTTTTCAGCTCGTGTACACAACACACATCCTCTCCGATAAATTCCGAGGTTGATTCACATGAAACGATCATTGTTGACAACAACGAGCACGATGTTTACCTCTCAAAAAAAGGCAAAAAAGCCTCTGAATTTATAGCCGGATTGCTGAATGAAATGTCGCTGAGCGAAAAAATATACCAGATGATGTTCACAACGCCCGAAGATGTTACCGGGGTTGGTTGCGTTGTTGCTGCAGGTGAAACGACAAAAAAAGCACTGACCGTTTATCCCGTTGGCGGAATTGTATATTTTTCTCAAAATTTCGAAAACAGAGAACAGACAATCGAAATGATTAAAAATACCCAAAACTATTCTCCCATTCCTCTTTTTATCAGCGTAGACGAAGAAGGGGGCACAGTTTCAAGACTGGGTTCAAATCCGGAGATGGGCATCACGAAGCATCCGCCTATGCTTGAAATTGGTAAAAAAGCCGATTTTTCAGATGCATATACTGTTGGAAAAACGCTTGCAACAGAATTAAAAGATATCGGATTTAATGTAGATTTCGCCCCTGTGACTGATGTTTTGATAAATACGGAAAATGTAGAAATCGGAAGCAGATCGTTCGGTACAGACCCGATTTTGGTTTCTGAAATGATTGCAAACATTGTAAGTGGAATGGAAGAAAACGGTATTTCCTCCACTCTGAAACATTTTCCGGGGCACGGAAGCACATACATTGACTCTCACACCGGCTATTCGGAAAGCACGCGTACTTTAGACGAGCTTCAAAGCAACGAATTTCTTCCGTTTAAAGCCGGCATAGAAGCCGGTGCAGATTTTATAATGGTTTCACATATGACACTTGTAAATGCAACTGATGAAAAAGTACCCTGCTCTATATCCGACGAAGTTGTAAACGGCTGGTTAAAGAAGGACCTCGGTTATACAGGCGTTATTATTACAGATTCGTTTAAAATGGGTGCTATTACAGACAATTATACTACCGGCGAAGCGGTTGTGAAAGCCATAAATGCCGGAGTTGACATGATTTTAATGCCACAAAGCTTAAACGATGCACATGATGCATTGTATGAAGCTGTACAAAAGGGAGAAATCACAGAGGAACGCATCAATGAAAGTGTTGAAAAAATTCTGACCTTGAAATACGAAAAAGGAATACTTTACAAATAAAAAAAGCCGAATGAACGACGAATTCATTCGGCCTTTTTTATTTCTTTTTTATCTGCTCCCAATACGTTTTAAACGCTTGCTCGTTCTTATTTTCACCATACCGGTAGTATTGTTTGTTTTTGATTTTATCAGGCAAATACTGTTGCTCAACATAATGATTCGGATAGTCATGCGGATACAAATAGTGTTGTCCTTTGATTACATCCCCTTCCCCATCGTAATGCTTGTTTTGCAATTGACGAGGTATTTCTCCGGTATTGATGTTTTCTATATCTTCTATCGCTCCGGCAAGTGCCATGTATGCGGAATTGGATTTCGGTGCAGTTGCAAGCAGAACCGTTGCTTCGGCAAGCGGGATTCTCGCTTCCGGAAAACCAAGCATTAACGCAGAGTCTACACACCCTTTAACAATCGGCACAGCCATCGGATAAGCTAACCCGATATCTTCTGCCGCGATAACCATCAGACGGCGACAAATAATTTGAATATCTCCGGCTAGAACAAGCCTTGCGAGATAATGAACTGCCGCATCGGGGTCACTTCCACGAATTGATTTCTGAAAAGCACTGATAATGTCATAGTGATTATCACCGTCACGGTCATATTTCAAACTCGAACGCTGGGTCGCCTGCACTGCATCATCAAGTGAGATTTCAACTTCTGAATCCTTTGTATTAACGTGGTTTAAAAAAGAAACTTCAACTGCATTTAAAGCCTTGCGCACATCTCCGTTTGACATGTGGCTGATATGTAAAATTGCTTTTTCGCAAATTGATATTTTTTTTGCATATTCTTTACTAAGATACAAAACGGCACGTTTAATAACACCTTCCATTTCAGCAGGCTCAACGGGCTTGAATTCAAAAACACTGCAGCGCGACAAAATCGCATTATAAATGTAAAAATAAGGATTTTCTGTTGTGCTCGCAATCAAGGTTATGCTACCGTTTTCAATGACTTCAAGCAAAGATTGTTGCTGTTTTTTATTAAAGTTTTGTATTTCGTCCAAATACAAAATTACACCTTGCATGGCATCAAATCCGTCAAGTTCGGAAATAATCTGTTTAATATCCGAAACAGACGCAGTTGTTGCATTCAATTTATAAAGCTTTCGGTTCGAAACCGTTGCAGCTATATTCGCAACTGTGGTTTTCCCTGTGCCGGACGGACCGTAAAAAATCATATTCGGAATAATACCGCTGTTGAGGATGTTGCGCAGTATTTTACCTTCTCCCAGAATATGTTTTTGTCCCGCAACCATATCAATATTATCCGGACGGATAGAAACCGCAAGCGGTGTTTTATACCCCATAATTCTCACCTTTTAAAAGAAGGGACGTATTAAACGTCCCTTTTGTTTATTATTCGTAAAGCGGATGTTTTTTACAAAGTTCTTCAACTTTTGCGCATACCGCATCTTTTGTTCCTTCGTAATCCGTGATAACATCCGCAATCAGATTACCAACGATAACCATATCTTCTTCTACAAAACCTCTGGAAGTAACAGCAGGCGTGCCAATACGAACACCGCTTGTAATAAAGGGACTCTGTGTATCAAAAGGAATCGCATTTTTGTTCGCCGTAATATGAACCGAATCCAAACGAGCTTCAAGTTCTTTGCCGGTAATACCTGTGTCGGTAAGATCTAAAAGCATCAAATGATTGTCTGTTCCACCCGAAACAAGCTTAACACCTCTTTCGGTTAGTGTTTTTGCGAGCTGTGCGGCATTTTTTACAATCTGTTCCTGGTAAGCTTTGAACGCAGGAGTCAACGCTTCACCGAAGCATACCGCTTTTGCAGCGATTACATGCATCAAAGGACCGCCCTGGATGCCCGGAAATACAGCTTTATCAATCTGTTTAGCGTATTCTTCCTTGCAAAGGATCATACCGCCTCTGGGGCCACGCAAAGTTTTATGTGTGGTTGTGGTTACAAAATCAGCATACTCAACAGGATTCGGATGAAGACCGGCCGCAACCAAACCTGCAATATGAGCCATATCTACCATCAGATATGCACCAACTTTTTTTGCAATCTCGCCAAAACGTTTAAAATCGATGATTCTAGGGTATGCGCTGGCACCGCAAACAATCATTTTCGGCTTGCATTCTAAAGCAAGCTTTTCAACAGCATCATAATCGATTGTATTCGTATCTTCCGTTACACCATAAGGTACAATATTAAAGTAAGAACCGGAAATATTCACGGGACTTCCATGTGTCAGATGTCCGCCGTGCGCAAGATTCATACCCAAAATAGTGTCACCGGGTTTTAACATCGCAAAATAAACAGCGGTATTGGCCTGCGCACCAGAATGAGGTTGAACGTTTGCGTGATCTGCACCGAAAATTTTCTTTGCACGTTCACGGGCTAAATCTTCAACGATATCCACTTTTTCACAACCACCATAGTAGCGCTTTCCCGGATAGCCTTCAGCATACTTGTTGGTAAGCGGAGTGCCCATAGCCGCCATTACCGCTTCACTTACAAAGTTTTCAGACGCAATCAGCTCAATGTTGTGTCGCTGACGGAACGCTTCTGCTTCAATGGCAGAAGCTACAGCTTCGTCCTGCTTTTTAATACATTCCAAATCGTACATTTTAAATATCCTCCTGAAATAATTTCAACCAAAATATGTTATTATATATAATAGCACAAATCCCCTTCTCTTGTCAAGTTTTTACACGAAAAAAGAAGATTGCAAAAAGCAATCTTCTTTTTTTGCGATCATTGAACCGCAGGAACTACAAAATCAGCCAAAGGTTTAAGCTTTTTATTCCATACGAACAATTTGTATGTTACACTTGGTTTTCGGGTCGGATTTACAATTGTTACAGTTTTGGTTTCGTTAGTTCCGACAGAAACCGGATACGGAACAATGCTGTCCAGCTTACCTGTTGCCGTATTATAACCGACAACATAGATAATATTGTTGCCTGCAAAAGAGCTATCCATAGCACTATTAAGCACAATCTGACTTTCCTGCTCACCGATTATATAGGAGTATGCGGAAGCAGACGCAACAATTTCCGAAGATACTTTTGTTTGGTTACCAAACGCATCAACTGCAGTTACATTTACGGTGTAACTTGCGCCGGGTTTTAAGTTACCAATTTCAACACTTGTTTCAAACGTGTCGCATACGAAAATTGATTTATTATCCGAATCAAGCACCTCAACCTTGTACGCAAGAACTTCACCGGCACTTCCGGAGCCTGCATCCGTTGCTTTAGTCCAACTCAGAACACTATTTGCTGCACCGGCTTTGTACTGAATATTTGCGTTAAATGTCGGAACGACAAAGTCTGTGTACTGCGGTTTTAAAACGTTTTTATAATTGTCAACCCATCCGGAGCCGCGTGTCGCAAGACCGCCATACAGAAGCTTGGTTATATCATATCCAATATCGTCAGTAATGATAAGGTCGTTAAACCAGTTGCTTCCACCGAGTGTATATACATCAACCGTATGTACACCAGGTTCAAGATACACAGCAGGTGAATAACCCCAAAGATGCGCAGTAGTACGAACAACGCTGTGCGGATAATTTTTGCTCAAATCACTTGCAGGAGTTGTTGAGCCTGCTGTGCTGAACTCATGCGGATATTCTGAGCCGAAAACATAGGCGTTTGTGCCGTATGCATCCGTACCGTTATAAGATGTACCCTTGTTCCACTCAACCAAGCCATCTTCGGTCAATGCTTTTCCGTCAATCAAAATAAACTGTGTTCTTCTGCTGTCTGTATAAACCTCACCTGTGTTATGTGCACGAAGATATGAGGAGATAAATTGATAAAAACGTGCTTCATTATCTTCGTTTTCCGGAATAACAAACTCACCCGAGAATGCTTTTAGAAACGTTGTGCTATAATTGGAGTAATAATTGCTTTTATCTCCATTAAATAAGTCTGTGTCATTTTTATTTGCAACACTTGCGTCTCTGTTGAAGTTATCCTGTGTCATCAGAACAAAATAACCGTCAGGTAAAGCTTTTGCCTGTTCGGCTTCCGCAACAGAAGCATAGACACTTCCTGTATTCAAATGCGCAAACGTTTCCGGACGAACCGAAGCGGTTAATTTCTGTACGGAAATCGGTTCAGATAATTCAGAAAGATTTCCGTGATCATCCTGCACGGAAACCTGAATTTTATCACCGTCTGAAAGTCCGGAAAGTGTAATCGTTCCGTCTGTAAGCTCTTTAACGAGATATGCATCCTGCAGCTTCGTACCATTCACATGCACATATGCATACAAGTTGTTCTTTAAATCCGCTTCACTTAACCTGATTACGATATCATCGCTGTTATAAGTTGTAAACACAGGTGAAATGACAGGCTTTGATGCCTTCAAAACCATATAGCCTTCCAGAAATGCCTTTAACCCGGAATCAGAAGAGCGGAATTTAAAGATATCCATATTTTCATAGCTTCTGTAAGCTTCAAGCATTTCTACAACCTTGTGATCATCTGTCAGCAGGAAGAAGTCAAAACCACCATAAGGCCCAAAATCAAATGTGATTTCCGCAACACCTTTTTCAAGCCGAACCGGAACAGGTGCCATTACACCTAAACCGCAATCCCAGTAATCGTCTGCAATGATTTCATCATTTTTTGCCTGAACGTCAGCAGAGTAACCAAATTTATATGCATTTCCACTTGTATCCGTTACAGTCTGCGTTTCACCGTTCTGCGTAATGCTTAACTGAACAAAACGTTTGTTGGCGTACGTGGAATGCCCTGCACGCATATTTCCGTAAATGTAGTAAGACCCATCTTCTGGAACGGAAATCGTTACGGTTGCATCTTCTGCATTCTGTGCATAGAAACCATAATCATTTAAAATGTAGTCATCATGATCCCAACTGTTTCCGGGCGCGCTGTCGCTCATTTGTGCCTGTACGTTAGAGCCGGTTAAAAGAATGGTATTTCCGTTAAATTCTTTTGCCTCACCGTATTCAAGCTTCATCGGTGTCAAAGTATATTTTTTAGAAGTTTTAGCAAGTGTCCCCTGTTCGTCATATACTTTTACAATGTAATGAATTGGCAATTCAGAGTTTGCGTCAATTGCCTCAATCGTCTTTTCAAACGGATAAACGCTGTCTGAAACCTTAAAGGTTGAACTTGAATCGCCAAAAGAATATTCTATTTCTATTTTAGAAACGCCATCCATCGAAGTTTCATCTTTAAAAGTATTCTGTACAAAAATGTGCGCAAAGTATATGTTCGGCTTCATCTGAAGCAAGAAACCACCACCGGTAACATCTGAATGTGTCACCTCTGTTACTGTATCAGCAACCTGCGTATAGTTATTGTAAGCGAAAGAAGGATTTGTGATTTCTTCACTGTAAAGTATTGCTGCAACTAAGTCGTGCCCCGGAATAGTAGCAGTAAATTTACCGTTTACAGCATCCACATACTTAAAGCTTCCGTCGCTGTTGTACAGACGAACTTTACCCGTGAAATCAGAATCAGCCTTATTTCCAAGCTTAACCTCAGTTGTAAGTGCTTTGTCAGAAGCGTTCATAAGTGCGATACCCATCACACCGTCTTTTCTTGCTGCAATCCAGTCAGCGTTTACAGAAGAAACATTTACAACATCTTTGTCAATCCAGAGCCACATATTGTCTTCGGCAAAGAATTTGCCCGGTTCATGACCGTACTGATTGTTGTTAAAGTATGCGTACCCCTGCTGGCGGATAGACGGGAATTCAATTTGCTTGTTCGACCAGTTCCATGCCTGCGCCACAACAAAGTCTTCGATCATAGACATAAAGGGCGGAATATGATGCCAGTATACACTCGAAATATCAACAGGAGATTCTCTGTGATAATTTTCTTTCATCTGCAGAGTAACAAATCTGTCTAAGTAGTAACCCGGATATGTTCCAAAACGACCGACAATTGCATTACGCGAAGCCGCTTCAAACAAATCATTACCGGTATATTCTGCAAGACGCATCATGTCAGGCGCCCAGTTGGACATAATCATGTTAAGGGATTGTCCGTAGAAGGTTGAAGGCTGTTCAAGACCAATACCAACACGGGACGGCACCCACGCAGGAACAATTTCTTCCTTAATTTCATCAAATCCAAGCTGTCTTAAAGGATGTGTAGAGGAGGAAACTTCTGCCACTTCAGTCGGTTCGAAATTTGAATTCAGACCAACACCCGGACGCCATTGGATTTCGCCATGCCACCAGAAATTATGATCTTTCATAAACGGACGTGTGCCAACTGTATTTTTATTTAAAATCATGTCCTCGTTTGCTCGATCACCATCCATACCGATAGACCATACAAGTGTAAGAACAACTTTGCCTGCGTACTCTGCGGCATCTAAGTATTTCTGCTCACCGGTTGCTTCGTAAATATCAATTAAGCCCGAAAGAAACGGCATGTAACTTACATACGCAAACGCAGAATAAGCAACCGGAGACTCGCTTTGAATGTTTTTCTCCATATACGCAAGATAGTTATCAGCTACTTTTCTTGCATTTGAAAGATACGTTTCATCACCTGTGAATTTATACATAGCAACCAGGTCGGAAATGTGATGTCCGTCAACAGTAGTCTCAACTTCAATATTGCTTGCAAGCTTTTCAGATGCTGTTTTAGCGGTAGTAAAAGAGTTGTTACTCATTTCATACAAACCGCCAACAACCGAAGCACCAAAATAACTTGACGGCACATTGTTAACTTTAGTCGGCCAGGAAGATGAGGAGCCGACATAACCGGCTTGTGAACCGCCGGTAGAAAGATTTGACTTAAAATGCGTCGGTCTTGTCATTGTGGAAACAATAGTCGGGATTGCTCTTTCCCGCAGGATTTCTTCATCATCAGAAAGAAGATATCTTTGGACAATTGCCAGAGGCGATGAGTTGCTGGTAAAGCCTCTGCCTTCCATGTCCCAGAAACTCATGTTGTTGTCATCCCAACCACCGTAAAAATCGTTCATCATCAAATCGGAAGTGTTTAAAATTGCATCTGTTACAGAGTGATAATAGTTTTCACGATAATCTCTGAATTCGAATAAGTCTGTAAACACATGTTCGAATGACTCGTACCAATCTCCTGTTCTGTAAATCGGACGGAATTTGAAAGCATAGGATTCGCCAACCAAAAATTCACCGATTCGTCCCCCTTGAGCCGGTGCAACAATAGCGGGTTGAATTGCATTCTCTAAAGACGGAACAGAACCGCGCATGGATGCGCCGAATTCGTAATCATCCTTATACACCCATCTGTTTTCAATCCAGGAGGGTTCAAAGGTAAAACCGTATGTAATCGGCTTGCCGGATACAACGGAGTTATCCTCAGGCAAAGAAACCGACACCATAGGTGTATACATATACTGTTCTGTAATCAAAAGCGCCTTTTCCGGTATTCCGTGTCCTCTGTATTGCATAGGTGCTAATGCATACTCGTATTCGGAATTTACAAACTGCTGATGTGTCGGCACAACAACAGAATAGTGCCCACGTTTTTTAGCTGTAAAGGAAAATGTTACTTTCGGTTCTTCATCGCTTGCAGAAAGCTCCCACACTTCTTTAGCTTTAATATAGTCATTTTCATAATTTACCGTAACTTTATTGGTTGCAGTTTGTTCCGCAGAAACAGGAATCAACCACTGCCCCTTACCCATTCTGGTCAAATCGGTTGTGCTGTAACCGTATGCAGGTTCATTCACATGTGCCACGTAGTCATATGTGATGGGATGCGGATAACCGGTGGTTGTAACCGGAACTGTCCCTGCCAAACTGTTTTCCAGTGCAGTACCGCCCAACAAAGAAACTGCAGTATTATAGTTTGTAAGCTTTGCTATAATCGTATCTAAAGCAGCCGTATCTTTAGCAGGAATCAATGAGAAAAAGCTAGTGCGCATGGGCGCATCGTTAAAAGAGGTCATTTCAACTTCAACAATGCCTTTTTTCAAGTATACCGGATCGGTATTATAAGAAAAATTATATGATTTCAATGCCGCGTTTGTTGTGTTGAAATAATGCGTTGCTCCGCCGGTTTTCAAGTAAGACCCGTCAACTTTAACGGTATATCCTCTTTTATAGTTTGCATCATATGCAAAACCACGGGTTACACCGTAATAATAACCGTCTGCAGGAATGTTAAGCTTTACCTTTACAGTTTCTCCCTTTACGTTGTAAACCATTGTGCTGCTTGCATCAAATTTGCCGATATTGGTCCACATTTTTTCGTTTGGAATTCCCCAACCGGTGTCCCCGCTCCAGTCACCTGCACCGTTTGTCATAGGTGCAATCTGTGACATTTGAAGCTGCGGACTGCCACGGTCATGTCCGATGAGAGAAGCAGATCCATAGCGATAAAGTTGACGAACAAACAAATCACTTCTGCTTTTTAACTTATCGCCTTTGTAAATAACATCATTCTGTACAAAGCTGTTCTTGCCATCATTTACATTATAGAAATTGACAGTAATATTTTCGTTCGAAATACTTACAGTAGAAGATGGTGTCAAAGAAGAATCCTGAACAAACGCAGGCAACGTCATGATATCGTTATTGTCTGCAGTTAAATTTAGAAAATCATATTGTGTTTTGAAAGTATCTTCATAGCTGCTCGGTTGCGCAGAACCTTCCTTTGTGATATAAATACAGTTCAGTCTTGGGAAATATGCATAAAGATCTTTTAAAACAATACGGTTTTCACCTTTATTAAAATGGAAAAGACCGACCTTTTCCCATGCAAAACCGGGCTTGTTTACACCGTGGTTGCCAAGCTCTTTTGAAAGTGTTCCGTTGATTTCAAGTTGCATCGAACGTTTCTTCGCAGAACTTTCAGAAGGTGAACCGGTACGCGCCCATACATAATAATCCCCTTCTTCGAGAATATACGGTTTTGCTACAGCATCCACAACACTCGGAATATCACGATTATTCAAGCCATAAAGAAAGTAACCGAAAAAGAAATCACGCGCATCGCCCGTTACGTCCAGTCCACCACTTTGAACTGTCCAGGAACCGTGCTCCGAAAAACCATCGTAATTCAAACAATAAGAAACTTCATCGAAAGGGAAAACACTTGCATCATACGACATGTTTGCACTGAACTGCAGGCAACTTGTGCGTTTTTCCACCGCATCCTTGTCAGTGGGTGTATAACCAGCATTATCCGTCAATATAATACAATCCATACGGCTGAACCCGTTACTGGAATGCAAAGTCATTTTATTAACAACGCCTTTGGTAAGATATACTTCACCAATGCACTCCCATTCCCAGATTAGATTTGTATTAGCTGTATCTTTGGTTGCGTATATGCCGGCTTTCTGATCAATCCAGCCATCATTAACCTGTACAGCTGTTGATCTTCCGCCCGGATCGGGTGGATACTCTGCCGCAAGCGCCCACACCTTGTATTCGCCATCTTTTTCTCCTTTG
It encodes:
- a CDS encoding FAD-dependent oxidoreductase produces the protein MDNKFLWIDSTDFEQKGEWVLDTQFVHLMGSPYLLAVEAPGVPVADATIKANWQGDKMVRVWVRTKNWYFPYAPGVFNIAINGEKNKVDLGDSPTHDWYWQLAGDFEMSKGEFELALCDKSGYFGRCAAVLLTDDMDFIPKRPTADYIKERAFFMGKDLTPKNFGEYDVVVCGAGPGGVPAAVAAARHGAKTLLISGRPVVGGNSSSEAGVGFNGASSRQFNAREGGIGEEIVRGAFKQKNGWTPVLQELCDKEENLTVIYNYFVNGANTVDGTIKSITALNTLTNEQIEVVGKQFIDCSGDGWLGYYAGAKYRLGREAFWQYNEEFAPEVADTRTMSGCIMRGHERSKKPLYMETDKEVKYTAPEWVPQFPKGKDYGRNIEHIGFQWWLEAPNIYDDLYDAEMARDELFRILLGHFNYLKNLWDEKDRAKNYVFSMMPFYDAKRESRRFVGDYVLTQNDCMEGKNFEDTVAHTGWPIDLHNPKGIYSGKEGPFFSNTHIPMAKVPFRCLYSVNINNLMFAGRCASVSHIALGTCRIQNTIACEGQAVGTAAAMCVKDNISPRTLGQTRIEELQQILIKDDQYIPGRISTDEADIARKATVTASSENPNEVYYAHIGDESEGFELDKQRATFFARDVADYIGSVWTKLTNKTNEEKKVLFHVYLQADPDGFLEDQPIRDCEITLPPNSTDWYEVKIDVTTKLRYLWMWTDKNLGVWWHTYTGAALDHTHSERETADQVFDNMRFITHCVELKKPEIYIANCSASNIINGYSRANDHIDYEWVSDPDQGLPQWIELKLDKQQPINKIHVTLDTDMTNPSMLRCYEDYPHTLVRAYTVEVNDGEKWVQVGDVKDNYMRRIDHKFDTINATAVRINVTETGDNATARIFEVRIYNE
- a CDS encoding replication-associated recombination protein A, whose product is MGYKTPLAVSIRPDNIDMVAGQKHILGEGKILRNILNSGIIPNMIFYGPSGTGKTTVANIAATVSNRKLYKLNATTASVSDIKQIISELDGFDAMQGVILYLDEIQNFNKKQQQSLLEVIENGSITLIASTTENPYFYIYNAILSRCSVFEFKPVEPAEMEGVIKRAVLYLSKEYAKKISICEKAILHISHMSNGDVRKALNAVEVSFLNHVNTKDSEVEISLDDAVQATQRSSLKYDRDGDNHYDIISAFQKSIRGSDPDAAVHYLARLVLAGDIQIICRRLMVIAAEDIGLAYPMAVPIVKGCVDSALMLGFPEARIPLAEATVLLATAPKSNSAYMALAGAIEDIENINTGEIPRQLQNKHYDGEGDVIKGQHYLYPHDYPNHYVEQQYLPDKIKNKQYYRYGENKNEQAFKTYWEQIKKK
- a CDS encoding serine hydroxymethyltransferase, which translates into the protein MYDLECIKKQDEAVASAIEAEAFRQRHNIELIASENFVSEAVMAAMGTPLTNKYAEGYPGKRYYGGCEKVDIVEDLARERAKKIFGADHANVQPHSGAQANTAVYFAMLKPGDTILGMNLAHGGHLTHGSPVNISGSYFNIVPYGVTEDTNTIDYDAVEKLALECKPKMIVCGASAYPRIIDFKRFGEIAKKVGAYLMVDMAHIAGLVAAGLHPNPVEYADFVTTTTHKTLRGPRGGMILCKEEYAKQIDKAVFPGIQGGPLMHVIAAKAVCFGEALTPAFKAYQEQIVKNAAQLAKTLTERGVKLVSGGTDNHLMLLDLTDTGITGKELEARLDSVHITANKNAIPFDTQSPFITSGVRIGTPAVTSRGFVEEDMVIVGNLIADVITDYEGTKDAVCAKVEELCKKHPLYE